One Heptranchias perlo isolate sHepPer1 chromosome 5, sHepPer1.hap1, whole genome shotgun sequence DNA window includes the following coding sequences:
- the LOC137321442 gene encoding 4-galactosyl-N-acetylglucosaminide 3-alpha-L-fucosyltransferase 9-like codes for MTSANKGILRVVLISIFILGCFLTFFLLYVKPSNNWIYVPMASATSVLRMKNLFMPENKTEENKTIVLIWLWPFGQTFELNTCVSRFNIHGCHLTVDRSLYNKSHAVIIHHRDISEDLSNLPSQPRPAFQKWVWMNLESPTHSPKKTGLDQLFNLTLTYRRGADIEVPYGSLTMTTDPLPFKLPNKSNLTCWVVSNWNSNYVRVKYYNEFKKYIKINTYGRAFGGRLSDENLFPTISKCKFYLAFENSIHEDYITEKLYNALLAGTVPVVLGPPRKNYENYIPADTFIHVDDFPSAKELADYLHILDQNEDLYMRYFNWRKYYTVRMAHFWDEHVCGVCENIKQHQEYRSLSSLEKWFWD; via the coding sequence ATGACATCTGCTAATAAAGGGATTTTACGTGTCGTGTTAATTTCCATCTTCATTTTGGGCTGTTTTTTAACCTTTTTCTTGCTATATGTCAAACCATCTAACAACTGGATTTATGTTCCTATGGCATCTGCCACATCAGTTCTACGCATGAAAAACCTCTTTATGCCAGAGAATAAAACTGAGGAGAATAAAACGATTGTCCTCATTTGGCTGTGGCCTTTTGGTCAGACATTTGAGCTCAATACTTGTGTTTCACGCTTCAACATCCATGGCTGTCATTTGACTGTGGATAGGAGCCTGTATAACAAATCCCACGCTGTCATTATCCATCACAGGGACATCAGTGAGGACTTGTCCAACCTGCCCTCACAGCCTCGGCCAGCTTTTCAGAAATGGGTTTGGATGAATCTGGAGTCACCTACCCACAGTCCAAAAAAGACTGGGCTCGACCAACTCTTCAACCTGACCTTGACATATAGGCGAGGCGCAGATATTGAAGTGCCTTATGGATCTCTAACAATGACCACAGATCCATTACCTTTTAAATTGCCTAATAAAAGCAATCTAACATGTTGGGTTGTAAGCAACTGGAACTCTAATTATGTCAGAGTGAAGTATTACAATGAATtcaaaaaatacattaaaatcaATACTTATGGTCGAGCCTTTGGGGGACGCCTGAGCGATGAAAATTTGTTCCCTACAATATCTAAATGTAAGTTCTACCTTGCCTTTGAAAATTCGATACATGAAGATTACATAACTGAAAAACTCTACAATGCTTTGCTTGCAGGCACTGTGCCTGTGGTCCTGGGGCCACCTAGAAAAAACTATGAGAATTACATTCCAGCAGATACTTTCATTCATGTGGATGATTTTCCCTCAGCTAAAGAGCTTGCAGATTACCTGCACATTCTGGATCAGAATGAAGACTTGTACATGCGCTACTTCAACTGGAGGAAATACTACACAGTGAGGATGGCTCATTTCTGGGATGAACATGTATGTGGCGTCTGTGAGAATATAAAACAACATCAAGAATATAGATCACTTTCCAGTTTAGAGAAATGGTTTTGGGACTGA
- the LOC137321443 gene encoding 4-galactosyl-N-acetylglucosaminide 3-alpha-L-fucosyltransferase 9-like — translation MTSASNKGTLHILLISIIILGCFLTLLLYVKPSNTWIYVPMESAASVPRMKNLFMTGPEENETIVLIWLWPFGQTFNLNSCGPRFNIHGCHLTVDRSLYNKSHAVVIHEGDIRGDLSNLPSQPRPTFQKWVWMNLESPTHTSKKTGLDQLFNLTLTYRRDSDIQVPYGSLTMNTVPLTFELPNKSNLVCWVVSNWNSDHARVKYYNELYKYIKITIYGQSLWQRLSDKNLIPTISNCKFYLAFENSIHEDYITEKLYNALLAGTVPVVLGPPRKNYEYYIPADSFIHVDDFPSAKELADYLHILDQNEDLYMRYFNWRKYYTVRMTHFWDEHACYVCENIKQHQEYKSLSSLEKWFWN, via the coding sequence ATGACATCAGCATCTAATAAAGGGACTTTACACATCCTGTTAATTTCCATCATCATTTTGGGCTGTTTTTTAACCTTGTTGCTGTATGTCAAACCATCTAACACCTGGATTtatgttcctatggaatctgccgCTTCAGTTCCACGCATGAAAAACCTCTTCATGACAGGGCCCGAGGAGAATGAAACTATTGTGCTCATTTGGCTGTGGCCTTTTGGTCAGACATTTAATCTTAATTCTTGTGGTCCACGGTTCAACATCCATGGCTGTCATTTGACTGTAGATAGGAGTCTGTATAACAAATCCCACGCAGTCGTTATCCatgagggggacatcagaggggACTTGTCCAACCTGCCCTCACAGCCTCGGCCAACTTTTCAGAAATGGGTTTGGATGAATCTGGAGTCACCTacccacacttcaaaaaagacTGGGCTCGACCAACTCTTCAACCTGACCTTAACATATCGGCGGGACTCAGATATCCAAGTGCCTTACGGGTCTCTGACAATGAACACAGTTCCATTAACTTTTGAATTGCCTAATAAAAGCAATCTAGTATGTTGGGTTGTAAGTAACTGGAACTCTGATCATGCCAGAGTGAAGTATTACAATGAACTCTACAAATACATTAAAATCACTATTTATGGTCAATCCCTCTGGCAACGCCTGAGCGATAAAAATTTGATCCCTACAATATCTAATTGTAAATTCTACCTTGCCTTTGAAAATTCGATACATGAAGATTACATAACTGAAAAACTCTACAATGCTTTGCTTGCAGGCACTGTGCCTGTGGTCCTGGGGCCACCTAGAAAAAACTATGAGTATTACATTCCAGCAGATTCTTTCATTCATGTGGATGATTTTCCCTCAGCTAAAGAGCTTGCAGATTACCTGCACATTCTGGATCAGAATGAAGACTTGTACATGCGCTACTTCAACTGGAGGAAATACTACACAGTGAGGATGACTCATTTCTGGGATGAACATGCATGTTACGTCTGTGAGAATATAAAACAACATCAAGAATATAAATCACTTTCCAGTTTAGAGAAATGGTTTTGGAACTGA